The Streptomyces halobius genomic interval AACCGCACGGCTGCACATCGACCTGTGCCGCCTCTCCAGCGCCATCTGTCCGCGCCGCGCCGCCTGACCCGCCCCGCACGGAGCCTCCCCGGGGCCGGGGACCCGGCCGCGGCGCCCACCGGTCCGCACCTCCCGCACCACCGCGTCACCCGGCGCTCCCGCACGCCATGCCACCACGGCGACCGCTGCTTCCGCCACTTCCGCCACCGCACTCCCACAGGAGCCCTCACATGGCCATCGAGGTCCGAATCCCGACCATCCTGCGCACCTACACCGACGGCCAGAAGTCCGTCGAGGGCAGCGGCGAGACCCTCGCCGACCTCTTCACCGACCTGGAGAGCCGCCACGCCGGCATCCGCGAGCGCCTCGTCGACGGTGAGCAGCTGCGCCGCTTCGTGAACGTCTACCTCAACGACGAGGACGTGCGCTTCCTGGAAGGCATCTCCACCAAGCTCGCCGACGGCGACAACGTCACGATCCTGCCCGCCGTCGCGGGGGGTGCTGCCGGGGCGCAGCCCCGTCCTGCCGGGATGGCGGTCGGGCGACGGGCGGGCGTCTGACGTGCGGTACGACTCCCCGCTGGCGGCGGTCGGGAACACCCCTCTCGTCCGCCTCCCGCGCCTGTCACCCTCCGACGACGTCCGCATCTGGGCGAAGCTGGAGGACCGCAACCCCACGGGCTCGGTCAAGGACCGGCCCGCGCTCCACATGATCGAGCAGGCGGAGAAGGACGGCCGGCTCACCCCCGGCTGCACCATCCTCGAACCCACCAGCGGCAACACCGGCATCTCGCTCGCCATGGCGGCCAAGCTCAAGGGCTACCGCATCGTCTGCGTCATGCCGGAGAACACCTCGTCCGAACGGCGTGAACTCCTCGCGATGTGGGGCGCGGAGATCATCTCCTCACCCGCCGCCGGCGGCTCCAACACCGCCGTACGGGTCGCCAAGGACCTCGCCGCCGAACACCCCGACTGGGTGATGCTCTACCAGTACGGCAACCCGGACAACGCCGGTGCGCACTACGCCACCACCGGCCCCGAGATCCTCGCCGACATCCCCTCCGTCACCCACTTCGTGGCCGGCCTCGGCACCACGGGCACGCTGATGGGCGTCGGCCGCTATCTGCGCGAGCACGTCCCGGGCGTCCAGATCGTCGCCGCCGAACCGCGTTACGACGACGTCGTCTACGGCCTGCGCAACCTCGACGAGGGCTTCATCCCCGAGCTCTACGACGAGTCCGTGCTCACCACCCGCTTCTCGGTCGGTTCCGAGGACGCGGTCCGCCGCACCCGCGAACTCCTCGCCGAGGAAGGCATCTTCGCGGGCATCTCCACCGGCGCCGCCCTGCACGCGGCGATCGGCGTCGGCAGGAAGGCGGTCCGCGCCGGGCAGAGCGCCGACATCGTCTTCGTCGTCGCCGACGGCGGCTGGAAGTACCTCTCCACCGGCGTCTACACCGCACCGTCCACCGAAGCGGCCATCGAGACCCTGAACGGGCAGCTCTGGGCCTGAGCTGCGCAGCCGTCCCGCCGGACCGGCCGGACACCGAACCCGCCCGCCGCCGTGGTGCCACACCACGGCGGCGGGACTTTTTTCCCTTGCGCGGCGTCGCCGAAGGCACGGCGTACGGCCGTACGGCGCTTGCCCCCGGACTGGTGATTCCGCCCACAGCTCGCCCCGCTGGAGGAGCCACACGCCCCTTTGCGCCTTACGCTCGTGGGCACCGCACAGAGCGCCGAGGCCCCAACACACAGCACGAAGCAGGCAAGGACCCTTCCCCAAGCTCTCAACTGCTCCCCCACGTTCTCGGATCCTCCCCAAGTTCTCGGTTCCGCTCGAACAGCGGGACCCCCATGAACAGGGGGACCATGAGCAGGGAAGGCCCCTGTCCCGCCGCCCCCGCCCACGGAGGTTCACGCCCGCATGAAGCTCACTGTCGTCGGATGCTCCGGGTCATTCCCTTCCACGGAATCGGCCTGTTCGAGCTACCTCCTGGAGGCCGACGGCTTCAGGCTGCTCATCGATATGGGCAACGGCGCCCTCGGCGAGCTGCAGCGCCACTGCGGTCTCTACGACCTGGACGCCGTCCTCCTCTCGCATCTGCACGCCGATCACTGCATCGACCTGTGCGGCTACTTCGTGGTGCGCTACTACCCGCCGGACGGCGGCCGCCGCGGGCCGGTTCCGGTCTACGGGCCGGCCGGCACCGAGCGCCGGCTGACCTTCGCGCACGCGGATCTGCCGTACGACGGGGCGATGAGCGAGGTCTTCGACTTCCGCACGCTGACGCCCGGCACCCTCACCATCGGGCCGTTCACCATCCGTACCGAGCTGGTGAGCCACCCGGTGGAGGCGTACGGCTTCCGCATCGAGCACGGCGGCCGCTCCCTGACGTACTCCGGCGACACCGGCCCCTGTGAGGCGCTGGACAGCCTCGCCGCGGACACCGACCTCTTCCTGTGCGAGGCGTCCTTCACCCACGGCAAGGAGGACATCCCGGACCTGCACCTCAACGGCCGGGAGGCCGGCGAACACGCCCGCCGGGCCGGCGCGGGCCGCCTGGTGCTGACCCACATCCCGCCGTGGACCGACCCGGACATCAGCCTCCGGGACGCCCAGAAGGTGTACGACGGGCCGGTCGAGGTCGCCAAGGCGGGGGCGTCGTACGAGATCTGAGACCGGCGCACGAGATCTGAGACCGGCGCATGAGATCTGAGACCGGCATAACATGCGCGAAAAGGGCCCCGGAAGATGGTTTCCGGGGCCCTTTTCGCGCGGACGGGATCCGAGTGGCCTACGCCTTCGTCAGGTCCTCGACCTCTTCCTCGGGCTCACGGCCCGGGGTGGGCAGATTGAACTTGGTGATCGCGAAGCGGAAGAGCAGGTAGTAGACCACCGCGAAGGCCAGGCCGATCGGGATGATCATCCAGGGCTTGGTGGCCAGGCTCCAGTTCAGCGCGTAGTCGATGAAGCCCGCCGAGAACGTGAAGCCGTCGTGCACGCCCAGGGCCCAGGTGACGGCCATCGAGACGGCGGTCAGCACCGCATGGATCGCGTACAGCACCGGCGCGATGAACATGAACGCGAACTCGATCGGCTCGGTGATACCGCAGACGAACGAGGTCAGGGCGAGCGAGATCATCATGCCCAGGACGGCCTTGCGGCGCTCGGGGCGGGCGCAGTGCGCGATGGCGAGCGCCGCGGCCGGCAGGCCGAACATCATGATCGGGAAGAAACCGGACATGAACTGCCCGGCGGACGGGTCGCCGGCGAAGAAGCGGCCGATGTCGCCGTGCGCGACCTTGCCCGCGGCGTCGGTGAACTCACCCAGCTGGAACCAGGAGACGGTGTTGACGAACTGGTGCATACCGATCGGCAGCAGCGCGCGGTTGATCAGGCCGAAGAGGCCGGCACCGCCCGCGCCGAGACCGGTCATCCACTCGCCGAAGCTGGAGATGCCGTCACCGATGGGCTCCCAGATCAGTAGGAAGAGCACGCCGACTCCGGTGCCGACGAAGGCCATGATGATGGGGACGAGCCGGCGGCCGTTGAAGAAGCCCAGCCAGTCCACCAGCCTCTTGCGGTGGTAGCGCTGCCACAGGACCGCGGCCAGCAGGCCCATGATGATGCCGCCGAGGACACCGGGATTGTTGACGACCGGCTCGACCCACTCGCCGTCCTCGATGTGGCCTTCCTTGACGGGGAACGCCTTGAGCACATTGCTGTAGACCAGGAAGCCGACGAGGGCGGCGAGCGCCGTGGAGCCGTCGGCCTTCTTGGCGAAGCCGATGGCGACGCCGATGCAGAACAGCAGCGGCAGGTTGTCGAAGACCGCGCCACCGGCCGCGGCGAAGACCTTGCTGACATCGATCCAGCCCAGCCCGTCCTTGCCGAACACATCGGGCTGGCCGAGCCGGTTGAGGATGCCCGCGGCGGGCAGGACGGCGATCGGCAGCTGGAGGCTGCGGCCGATCTTCTGCAGGCCCTGGAACAGGCCGGAGCCCCGCTTCTTCGCGGGGGCCGCTTTGGTGGCGGCAGTGGCCGAACTCATCGGATTCCTCCTGGTGAGGCGGGCACTCGGAAGGGGGTACGGCCCGCTGCTGGTCTAAACCACTGGTGGTTTAGACCATTCTTAGCACGTGGTCAAGGCGCAAAGGAATCCATTGTTCCAAGTGGTTTGGACCACACGACGACCGGCCCCCGCGCCCGGCTCCACGACAGCCGCAGGCCAAGTGGCCAAAGCCCTGATGAGGGCCCTGCTACGCGATGTTCCCCGGCACTGCGCGATGCTCCCCCACTAGGTGATCTTCCCCCGCACTACTTGACGTTCTCCCGCTCCATCGCGTCCCCCACCTCGGCCGACTCGCGGCCCGGAGTCGCCAGATCGAACTTCGTGATCACGAAACGGAAGACGACGTAGTAGACCGCGGCGAAACACACACCGACGGGAATGATCAACCACGGTTTCGTCGCCAGCCCCCAGTTGATGACGTAATCGATCAGCCCCGCCGAGAAGCTGAAACCGTCATGCACCCCCAGCGCCCAGGTCACCGCCATCGACACACCCGTCAGCACCGCATGGATCACATAGAGCGCCGGCGCGATGAACAGAAACGAATACTCGATCGGCTCGGTCACACCCGTCACGAACGACGTCAGCCCGACCGACAGCATCATGCCCGACACCTCCTTACGGCGATGCCGCTTCGCACAGTGCGCGATCGCCAGCCCCGCCGCCGGCAGCGCGAACATCATGATCGGGAAAAACCCCGTCTCGAACTGGCCCGCCGCCGGATCACCCGCCAGGAACCGGTTGATATCACCGTGCACGACCGTGCCGTCCGGCTTGGTGTAATCACCGAACTGGAACCAGACGAAGGTGTTCAGGAACTGATGCAGCCCGACCACCAGCAGCGCACGGTTCGCGACACCGAAGATGCCCGAACCGATCCAGTCCATATCGCTCAGCCACTTGCCGAAACCCGTCAGCGCCTCACCGACCGGCGGCCAGACCCCCGTACACACCACGGCGAACGCCACCCCGACGAAGGCCATCACCATCGGCACCAGTCGACGCCCATTGAAGAAACCCAGCCAGTCGACCAGCTTCACCCGGTGCAGACGCTGCCAGAACCAGGCCGCCAGAAGACCCATCACAATGCCGCCGAAAACCCCCGGATTCTGGAACGTCGCCTGCGCCACCGTCCCGTCCCGGGCCCCGCACACCCCCGACCACGGCCCCGCCTGCGTGTACGTCTGGCCCGCGGCACAGTCCACCGGGAACTGATGCAGCACCGCGTAATACACAAGGAACCCCACCACCCCGGCCAGCGCCGTCGAACCATCCGACTTCCGCGCCATCCCGATCGCGACACCGATACAGAACAGCAGCGGCAGACCCAGCCCCGAATCCAGCAGCGCCCCGCCCGCCCCCGCGAACACCTTCGCGACGTTGT includes:
- a CDS encoding MoaD/ThiS family protein codes for the protein MAIEVRIPTILRTYTDGQKSVEGSGETLADLFTDLESRHAGIRERLVDGEQLRRFVNVYLNDEDVRFLEGISTKLADGDNVTILPAVAGGAAGAQPRPAGMAVGRRAGV
- a CDS encoding PLP-dependent cysteine synthase family protein → MRYDSPLAAVGNTPLVRLPRLSPSDDVRIWAKLEDRNPTGSVKDRPALHMIEQAEKDGRLTPGCTILEPTSGNTGISLAMAAKLKGYRIVCVMPENTSSERRELLAMWGAEIISSPAAGGSNTAVRVAKDLAAEHPDWVMLYQYGNPDNAGAHYATTGPEILADIPSVTHFVAGLGTTGTLMGVGRYLREHVPGVQIVAAEPRYDDVVYGLRNLDEGFIPELYDESVLTTRFSVGSEDAVRRTRELLAEEGIFAGISTGAALHAAIGVGRKAVRAGQSADIVFVVADGGWKYLSTGVYTAPSTEAAIETLNGQLWA
- a CDS encoding MBL fold metallo-hydrolase: MKLTVVGCSGSFPSTESACSSYLLEADGFRLLIDMGNGALGELQRHCGLYDLDAVLLSHLHADHCIDLCGYFVVRYYPPDGGRRGPVPVYGPAGTERRLTFAHADLPYDGAMSEVFDFRTLTPGTLTIGPFTIRTELVSHPVEAYGFRIEHGGRSLTYSGDTGPCEALDSLAADTDLFLCEASFTHGKEDIPDLHLNGREAGEHARRAGAGRLVLTHIPPWTDPDISLRDAQKVYDGPVEVAKAGASYEI
- a CDS encoding PTS transporter subunit EIIC, whose protein sequence is MSSATAATKAAPAKKRGSGLFQGLQKIGRSLQLPIAVLPAAGILNRLGQPDVFGKDGLGWIDVSKVFAAAGGAVFDNLPLLFCIGVAIGFAKKADGSTALAALVGFLVYSNVLKAFPVKEGHIEDGEWVEPVVNNPGVLGGIIMGLLAAVLWQRYHRKRLVDWLGFFNGRRLVPIIMAFVGTGVGVLFLLIWEPIGDGISSFGEWMTGLGAGGAGLFGLINRALLPIGMHQFVNTVSWFQLGEFTDAAGKVAHGDIGRFFAGDPSAGQFMSGFFPIMMFGLPAAALAIAHCARPERRKAVLGMMISLALTSFVCGITEPIEFAFMFIAPVLYAIHAVLTAVSMAVTWALGVHDGFTFSAGFIDYALNWSLATKPWMIIPIGLAFAVVYYLLFRFAITKFNLPTPGREPEEEVEDLTKA
- a CDS encoding PTS transporter subunit EIIC translates to MSANAASAAPRKKWTSAAFQGMQKMGRSLQLPIAVLPAAGILNRLGQPDLFGADGLGWDNVAKVFAGAGGALLDSGLGLPLLFCIGVAIGMARKSDGSTALAGVVGFLVYYAVLHQFPVDCAAGQTYTQAGPWSGVCGARDGTVAQATFQNPGVFGGIVMGLLAAWFWQRLHRVKLVDWLGFFNGRRLVPMVMAFVGVAFAVVCTGVWPPVGEALTGFGKWLSDMDWIGSGIFGVANRALLVVGLHQFLNTFVWFQFGDYTKPDGTVVHGDINRFLAGDPAAGQFETGFFPIMMFALPAAGLAIAHCAKRHRRKEVSGMMLSVGLTSFVTGVTEPIEYSFLFIAPALYVIHAVLTGVSMAVTWALGVHDGFSFSAGLIDYVINWGLATKPWLIIPVGVCFAAVYYVVFRFVITKFDLATPGRESAEVGDAMERENVK